Proteins co-encoded in one Cricetulus griseus strain 17A/GY chromosome 1 unlocalized genomic scaffold, alternate assembly CriGri-PICRH-1.0 chr1_1, whole genome shotgun sequence genomic window:
- the LOC100761102 gene encoding LOW QUALITY PROTEIN: isocitrate dehydrogenase [NADP] cytoplasmic (The sequence of the model RefSeq protein was modified relative to this genomic sequence to represent the inferred CDS: inserted 2 bases in 1 codon; substituted 1 base at 1 genomic stop codon), whose product MSKKIHGGSVVEMQGNEMTQIIXELIKEKLILPYVELDLHSYDLGIENRDATNDQVTKDAAEAINKYNVGVKCATITPDEKRVEELKLKQMWKSPNGTIRNILGGTVFREATICKNIPRLVTGWVXSYGDQYRATNFVVPGPGKVEITYKPKDGTKKVKYLVHNFEEGDGVAMGTYNTNKSIEDFAHSSFQMALSKGWPLHLSTKNTILKKYDGCFKDIFQQIYDKQYKSQFEAQKIWSEHRLIDDMVAQAMKSEGGFIWACKNYDGDVQSDSGAQSYSSLGMMTSVLICPDGKTVEAEAAHGTVTRHYCIYQKGQETSTNPIASIFAWSRGLVHRTRLDNNTELSFFAKALEDVCIETIEAGFMTKDLAACIKGLPNVQCSDYLNTFEFMDKLGENLKAKLAQAEL is encoded by the exons ATGTCCAAAAAAATTCATGGCGGTTCTGTGGTGGAGATGCAAGGAAATGAAATGACACAAATCATTTAGGAACTGATTAAAGAAAAACTCATTCTTCCCTATGTGGAACTGGATCTGCACAGCTATGACTTAGGCATAGAGAATCGTGATGCCACCAATGACCAGGTGACCAAGGATGCTGCAGAAGCTATAAACAAATACAACGTTGGTGTCAAGTGTGCGACCATCACCCCCGATGAGAAGAGGGTTGAGGAGCTCAAGTTGAAACAAATGTGGAAATCACCAAATGGCACCATCCGGAACATTCTGGGTGGCACTGTCTTCAGGGAAGCTACTATCTGCAAAAATATCCCCCGACTGGTGACAGGCTGGGT TTCTTATGGAGACCAATACAGAGCAACTAATTTTGTTGTTCCCGGGCCTGGAAAAGTAGAGATAACCTACAAACCAAAAGATGGAACTAAAAAGGTGAAATACTTGGTGCATAACTTTGAAGAAGGTGATGGTGTTGCCATGGGCACATACAACACGAATAAGTCAATTGAAGATTTTGCACACAGTTCCTTCCAGATGGCTCTGTCTAAGGGCTGGCCTTTGCATCTAAGCACCAAAAACACTATTCTGAAGAAGTATGATGGATGTTTCAAAGACATCTTTCAGCAGATCTATGACAAGCAATACAAATCCCAGTTTGAAGCTCAGAAGATCTGGTCTGAGCATAGGCTCATTGATGACATGGTGGCCCAAGCTATGAAATCAGAGGGAGGCTTTATCTGGGCCTGTAAAAACTATGATGGCGATGTGCAGTCAGACTCAGGAGCCCAAAGTTATAGTTCCCTTGGCATGATGACCAGTGTGCTGATTTGTCCAGATGGTAAGACGGTAGAAGCAGAGGCTGCCCATGGCACTGTCACACGTCACTACTGCATATACCAGAAAGGACAGGAGACATCCACGAACCCCATTGCTTCCATTTTTGCCTGGTCCCGAGGGTTGGTCCACAGAACAAGGCTTGATAATAATACTGAGCTCAGCTTCTTTGCAAAGGCTCTTGAAGACGTCTGCATTGAGACCATTGAGGCTGGCTTTATGACTAAGGACTTGGCTGCTTGCATTAAAGGCTTACCCAATGTTCAGTGTTCTGACTACTTGAATACTTTTGAGTTCATGGACAAACTTGGAGAAAACTTGAAGGCCAAACTAGCTCAGGCCGAACTTTGA